One window of the Methanomassiliicoccaceae archaeon DOK genome contains the following:
- a CDS encoding biotin carboxylase: MTEIPRRTLVTMINALSSGVVPRRGLEYIAVGRRRETETFVNDLEDTAEGGGAFRFISGKFGNGKSFMIQMVRNYAMDRGFVVMDADLAINRRLTGSKKEGLNTYRELVRNMAVKSRPDGGALELVLQRWIDEVRQRMSAERNLPLKDIPAGDVAERLARETSAMSGLTYYQDFAAVVSAYWRDVSSGREDMPSLRWLKGEYELRSDVRRDLGITNMVNDTNWYDFIKIWAEFAHRIGYKGLVVFIDEGVVLYKIQNRVARSNNYERLLSMFNDIMQGKSSHLSVYVCGTPEFIEDPDRGLYSYEALRSRLVAGRFENGYDNYLGPVINLRPLTNEEVFVLLRTLRGMHEQRYGYRSEIDDAMLETYLKTVTCAIGQGMVTPREITRDFISLLDTMHQNPDVTFSQLVENRTVSPDRDPDDDLIEDLEV; encoded by the coding sequence ATGACAGAGATACCCAGGAGGACGCTCGTGACCATGATAAACGCGCTGTCCTCCGGTGTGGTCCCCCGCAGGGGACTGGAATACATAGCCGTCGGGAGGAGGAGGGAGACCGAGACCTTCGTGAACGACCTGGAGGACACCGCCGAGGGCGGCGGGGCGTTCAGGTTCATATCCGGGAAGTTCGGGAACGGCAAGAGCTTCATGATTCAGATGGTCCGCAACTACGCCATGGACCGGGGGTTCGTCGTCATGGACGCGGACCTGGCGATAAACCGCAGGCTCACCGGCAGCAAGAAGGAGGGCCTCAACACCTACAGGGAGCTTGTCCGCAACATGGCGGTCAAGTCCCGTCCCGACGGAGGGGCGCTGGAGCTCGTCCTCCAGAGGTGGATCGACGAGGTCCGCCAGAGGATGTCCGCCGAGAGGAACCTGCCGCTGAAGGACATCCCGGCGGGGGACGTGGCAGAGAGGCTCGCCAGGGAGACCTCCGCCATGAGCGGCCTGACATACTACCAGGACTTCGCGGCCGTGGTCTCCGCATACTGGCGCGACGTCTCCTCCGGCAGGGAGGACATGCCCTCGCTGCGCTGGCTCAAGGGGGAGTACGAGCTGAGGTCGGACGTCCGCAGGGACCTCGGCATCACGAACATGGTGAACGACACCAACTGGTACGACTTCATCAAGATCTGGGCGGAGTTCGCCCATCGCATAGGATACAAGGGGCTGGTCGTCTTCATCGACGAGGGCGTGGTCCTGTACAAGATCCAGAACAGGGTGGCGCGCAGCAACAACTACGAGAGGCTGCTGTCCATGTTCAACGACATAATGCAGGGGAAGTCCTCGCACCTCTCGGTGTACGTGTGCGGGACCCCCGAGTTCATCGAGGACCCCGACAGGGGGCTCTACAGCTACGAGGCGCTGAGGTCCAGGCTGGTGGCCGGCAGGTTCGAGAACGGCTACGACAACTACCTCGGCCCGGTGATCAACCTCAGGCCGCTGACCAACGAGGAGGTCTTCGTCCTCCTCAGGACGCTGCGCGGGATGCACGAGCAGCGCTACGGCTACAGGTCGGAGATCGACGACGCCATGCTGGAGACGTACCTGAAGACGGTGACCTGCGCCATAGGCCAGGGCATGGTCACCCCGAGGGAGATCACCAGGGACTTCATCAGCCTGCTGGACACCATGCACCAGAACCCCGACGTGACCTTCTCCCAGCTGGTGGAGAACAGGACGGTGTCGCCGGACCGCGACCCGGACGACGACCTCATCGAGGACCTGGAGGTATGA